The following are encoded together in the Roseovarius sp. EL26 genome:
- the rfbG gene encoding CDP-glucose 4,6-dehydratase, with protein MKENFKGRRVLITGDTGFKGAWLSLWLHQMGAQVYGYARPENSSEDLFYRLGLRDRIDHTDGDICDPVALEAAFDRAQPEVVFHLAAQALVRDSYVDPVENYNTNLMGSVQVLEAVRRHHETVRSFIYVTSDKCYQNNEWVHGYREEDRLGGKDPYSASKAAAELIFASYRHSFLDALPQLGCASVRAGNVIGGGDWAKDRIVPDTIRALHKQEPVLLRSAAATRPWQHVLEPLSGYLHLAARFLDDPVTHRGAWNFGPSNKSNKTVGALVDEIIRVWGRGSRSDAEVENALHEAGLLLVNCDKANLRLEWFPRWNFTQSIFETVDWYKRLLNGEDAFAVSCEQINRYESEATHAVSN; from the coding sequence TTGAAAGAGAATTTCAAAGGGCGGCGAGTCCTCATTACGGGTGACACTGGGTTCAAAGGCGCATGGCTAAGCCTTTGGCTGCATCAGATGGGCGCTCAGGTATATGGGTACGCCCGCCCGGAAAACTCTAGCGAAGATCTGTTTTACCGACTGGGATTACGTGATCGCATTGATCATACGGATGGGGATATTTGTGACCCAGTCGCCCTTGAGGCTGCTTTTGATCGCGCGCAGCCCGAAGTTGTATTTCATCTGGCAGCGCAAGCTTTGGTCCGTGACAGTTATGTGGATCCAGTTGAAAACTACAACACTAATCTCATGGGGTCTGTTCAAGTTTTGGAAGCGGTGCGCAGGCACCATGAAACTGTCCGCTCGTTTATCTATGTTACCTCTGACAAATGTTATCAAAACAATGAATGGGTTCACGGCTATCGCGAAGAAGACCGGTTGGGAGGCAAGGACCCCTACAGCGCATCTAAAGCAGCCGCTGAACTGATTTTTGCATCTTATCGACACTCTTTTCTGGATGCCTTGCCTCAGCTAGGCTGCGCATCTGTGCGCGCTGGCAATGTGATCGGTGGGGGTGATTGGGCGAAAGACCGGATCGTGCCTGACACCATCAGGGCGTTACACAAACAAGAACCTGTATTGCTACGCAGCGCGGCAGCGACGCGCCCCTGGCAACATGTATTGGAACCCCTCAGCGGATACCTGCATCTTGCGGCACGGTTTCTGGATGATCCTGTGACACATCGTGGTGCGTGGAATTTCGGCCCGTCCAACAAATCTAACAAAACAGTTGGCGCTCTTGTCGACGAGATAATCCGGGTCTGGGGGCGCGGTAGCCGATCTGATGCCGAAGTGGAAAATGCTCTGCATGAGGCAGGGTTGCTTTTGGTCAATTGCGACAAAGCAAACTTAAGGCTTGAGTGGTTTCCAAGGTGGAACTTCACGCAATCGATCTTTGAAACTGTTGATTGGTATAAGCGCCTTTTAAACGGCGAAGATGCATTCGCAGTAAGTTGTGAGCAAATAAATCGGTACGAAAGCGAGGCAACCCATGCAGTCTCTAATTGA
- a CDS encoding dTDP-4-dehydrorhamnose 3,5-epimerase family protein, with the protein MQSLIDGVKITPKRQILDERGKIMHMLKTTDPEFEVFGEIYFSCVNPGAIKAWHIHKEMTLNYAVPFGNIKFVLYDDRKDSPTKGTLQEVFLGPDNYALVTVPPLVWNGFKGLGTMPAVVANCASHYHTPGEIDRCDPFDNDIPYNWDLKHG; encoded by the coding sequence ATGCAGTCTCTAATTGATGGGGTTAAGATAACACCAAAACGTCAAATTCTGGATGAACGTGGCAAGATCATGCACATGTTGAAAACTACAGATCCCGAATTCGAGGTTTTTGGTGAGATCTATTTTTCTTGCGTGAATCCCGGTGCAATTAAAGCCTGGCATATTCACAAGGAAATGACGCTGAATTATGCAGTTCCATTCGGGAACATAAAGTTTGTACTTTATGATGACCGCAAGGACAGCCCGACCAAAGGTACACTACAAGAGGTTTTTTTAGGGCCCGACAACTATGCACTGGTTACAGTGCCGCCGTTGGTTTGGAATGGGTTCAAAGGCCTCGGGACAATGCCTGCAGTTGTAGCAAATTGCGCCAGCCATTATCACACGCCCGGCGAAATTGATCGATGCGATCCCTTTGACAATGATATTCCTTACAATTGGGATTTGAAACACGGATGA
- the rfbF gene encoding glucose-1-phosphate cytidylyltransferase, producing MKTVILCGGFGTRIRNVADDIPKPMVPIGDKPLIWHIMKYYAHFGMSDFILCAGYKGSKIKDYFLSYDRQFGDCEVILGRSREAQVQTKHDELGWKVTIADTGLNTMTGGRVQKIKKYVADDDHFFLTYGDGLSDVDLNALLTFHKSHGKALTVTGVRPPGRFGELTANDAGLLSGFNEKPQASGGRISGGYFVCSRRIFDFLTDDESLVFEQEPMKQLVAEEELMMYRHDGFWQCMDTYRDWKFLQSLLESGDATWKMW from the coding sequence ATGAAGACGGTTATTTTGTGCGGTGGGTTTGGTACTCGGATCAGAAACGTTGCTGATGACATTCCAAAACCGATGGTGCCAATTGGTGACAAGCCGCTCATATGGCATATTATGAAATATTATGCGCATTTTGGTATGTCTGATTTTATCCTTTGCGCAGGCTACAAAGGGTCCAAGATCAAGGATTATTTTTTGAGCTATGATCGCCAATTTGGCGATTGCGAAGTGATTTTGGGGCGGTCACGAGAGGCACAGGTCCAAACGAAGCATGATGAACTTGGTTGGAAAGTCACGATTGCTGATACTGGTTTAAACACTATGACCGGTGGGCGAGTGCAAAAGATCAAGAAATATGTTGCCGATGATGACCATTTTTTCCTGACCTATGGCGATGGTCTAAGTGATGTTGATCTGAACGCCTTGCTGACCTTTCATAAATCTCATGGTAAGGCTCTTACCGTGACGGGTGTGCGCCCACCCGGACGTTTTGGTGAGTTGACTGCAAATGATGCAGGGCTCTTGTCTGGCTTCAATGAAAAACCTCAAGCCAGTGGTGGTCGGATTTCCGGCGGATATTTTGTGTGCTCACGGCGGATATTTGATTTTCTGACTGATGACGAATCCCTGGTCTTTGAACAAGAGCCGATGAAACAGTTAGTCGCTGAGGAAGAATTGATGATGTATCGCCATGATGGGTTTTGGCAGTGCATGGATACTTACCGGGACTGGAAGTTTCTTCAATCGCTTTTGGAATCTGGTGACGCAACCTGGAAAATGTGGTGA
- a CDS encoding LysR family transcriptional regulator, translating to MSDILPNLVWLRSFEAAARHLNFTEAASELGLTQAAVSLHIRSLEGYLHTNLFNRAPRNLSLTEMGRAYYPAVQRAIDDLSLSTAGLFGPKLSKVVNLRAPVSTAILWLAPNLADFNERNPEIEIRMISSIWADRLSEADVDIDLQLGYAERFPRPVEVLCTEDITPVCHPMHAEKIRSPQDMLQMTLVHILGFEDHWTRYFSAHGMTQTKARYGFALDTTAAAVEMVSSGLGVAPILTRFADQAIKSGRPIAKLSKPVGLEQSHFLAQMPGVTRERSEVQEVKKWLRELFGTKA from the coding sequence ATGTCTGACATTCTGCCTAATCTGGTCTGGCTGCGTAGTTTCGAGGCAGCTGCGCGGCATTTGAACTTCACCGAAGCTGCGTCAGAGCTGGGCCTGACGCAAGCGGCGGTCAGTCTGCATATTCGCTCGCTCGAGGGGTATTTACATACTAACTTGTTCAACCGTGCGCCCCGCAACCTAAGCCTGACGGAAATGGGTAGGGCCTATTACCCGGCGGTGCAGCGTGCAATTGATGATTTGTCATTGTCGACCGCAGGTCTGTTTGGGCCAAAACTATCCAAAGTGGTTAACCTACGCGCACCGGTTTCAACCGCTATTTTGTGGCTGGCCCCTAATCTGGCTGATTTCAACGAGCGCAACCCCGAGATAGAGATCCGTATGATTTCATCGATATGGGCAGACCGGTTGTCTGAGGCAGATGTCGATATCGACTTGCAACTGGGTTATGCCGAACGCTTCCCGCGCCCAGTTGAGGTGTTATGCACCGAAGACATCACTCCAGTGTGCCACCCTATGCATGCCGAAAAGATAAGATCACCACAGGATATGTTACAGATGACACTGGTGCATATTTTAGGGTTTGAGGATCACTGGACGCGTTATTTCAGCGCCCATGGTATGACGCAGACCAAGGCGCGGTATGGGTTTGCATTGGATACAACGGCGGCCGCGGTCGAGATGGTATCATCTGGTCTGGGAGTGGCGCCGATTTTGACACGGTTTGCCGATCAGGCGATCAAATCCGGGCGACCAATTGCCAAGCTGAGCAAGCCAGTTGGGCTGGAACAGTCTCACTTTTTGGCACAAATGCCGGGGGTCACGCGAGAACGTTCCGAGGTGCAGGAGGTTAAGAAGTGGCTACGGGAATTGTTTGGAACAAAGGCTTAG
- a CDS encoding NAD(P)-dependent oxidoreductase: MKIGFIGLGNVGHKLASNLLDHGQDMMVHDIDRIAANDLIAKGAIWTDSGKDMAQACDVVITCLPSPKVSANVMEAEDGVIAGISEGKVWLEMSTTDDAEVKRVGELVAAKGGMAMDSPVSGGCHRAATGNIAIFAGGERAAFEKVMPILSILGGDIVHTGGIGTASVLKVITNYLAGVQLVSTGEAFMVAKKAGIDLAVAYDAIRVSSGNSFVHETEGQLILNGSYNINFTMDHEVKDVTLFDDLAKSLDVPVELSPVCVAAMEDGLQRYGPRVWSSQVVKRLEDDCGAELRAPGFPDILEDSEPARPGVEVLIPHRNDF; this comes from the coding sequence ATGAAAATCGGGTTCATCGGACTGGGCAATGTTGGGCACAAACTGGCAAGCAATTTGCTAGATCACGGGCAAGACATGATGGTTCACGATATTGACCGCATCGCCGCTAACGATCTGATCGCCAAAGGCGCCATCTGGACCGATAGCGGCAAGGATATGGCGCAAGCCTGCGATGTCGTGATCACCTGCCTCCCCTCTCCCAAAGTCAGCGCCAATGTGATGGAAGCCGAGGATGGCGTCATCGCTGGCATATCCGAGGGCAAGGTCTGGTTGGAAATGTCCACCACCGACGACGCCGAGGTCAAACGCGTGGGCGAGCTGGTTGCCGCCAAAGGTGGCATGGCTATGGACAGCCCTGTGTCTGGCGGCTGTCACCGCGCCGCCACTGGCAACATCGCCATTTTTGCGGGCGGTGAACGTGCGGCGTTCGAAAAGGTTATGCCAATTCTGTCGATCCTCGGTGGTGATATTGTCCACACTGGCGGAATTGGCACCGCCTCTGTCCTCAAAGTGATCACCAACTATCTGGCGGGCGTGCAACTGGTGTCCACCGGAGAGGCATTTATGGTCGCCAAAAAGGCCGGCATCGATCTGGCCGTCGCCTATGATGCCATCCGGGTCAGCTCGGGCAATTCCTTTGTGCACGAAACCGAGGGCCAACTGATCCTGAACGGCAGCTACAACATCAATTTCACCATGGATCACGAGGTCAAGGACGTGACCCTCTTTGACGACTTGGCAAAATCCCTGGATGTCCCTGTGGAGCTATCCCCGGTGTGTGTCGCCGCAATGGAAGACGGCCTGCAACGTTACGGCCCTCGCGTCTGGTCCAGTCAGGTGGTCAAGCGGCTTGAGGATGACTGCGGCGCCGAGCTGCGCGCGCCCGGTTTCCCCGACATACTGGAAGACAGCGAACCTGCCCGCCCCGGTGTCGAAGTTCTCATTCCACACCGCAACGATTTTTAA
- a CDS encoding LacI family DNA-binding transcriptional regulator, with product MTPKDNRPLTLRDVSEESGVSEMTVSRVLRNRGDVSASTRERVLAAAKRIGYVPNKIAGALASQRVNLVAVIIPSMSNMVFPEVMTGISDALDETDLQPVVGITGYQPEKEEKVLYEMLSWRPSGVILAGIEHSDASRAMLKASGIPIVEIMDVDGTPVDSVVGISHRRAGQQMAEAIVESGYKRIGFLGTKMMLDHRARKRFEGFTQALAKAGIEVADQEFYSGGSALAKGREMTAQILERSPGLDFIYYSNDMIGVGGLLYLQEQGIDIPNKIGLAGFNGVNLLKGLPKRLATMDACRYDIGKKAAEIIAARVDQGDEAEPVTVALEPTIDFGDTFRNH from the coding sequence GTGACACCCAAGGATAACCGCCCACTCACCCTGCGTGATGTTTCAGAAGAATCCGGCGTCTCAGAGATGACCGTCAGCCGGGTATTGCGAAATCGCGGTGATGTCTCTGCCTCCACTCGTGAAAGGGTGTTGGCCGCAGCCAAGCGCATTGGTTATGTGCCCAACAAAATCGCTGGTGCGCTGGCCAGTCAGCGGGTCAATCTGGTGGCCGTGATCATTCCATCGATGTCAAACATGGTGTTCCCCGAGGTAATGACCGGCATCAGCGACGCGCTAGATGAAACTGATCTGCAGCCTGTGGTCGGAATCACCGGCTACCAACCTGAAAAAGAAGAAAAAGTTTTGTACGAAATGCTGTCATGGCGGCCGTCTGGCGTGATCCTTGCCGGTATTGAACACAGTGATGCCTCGCGTGCGATGCTCAAAGCATCGGGAATTCCGATCGTCGAAATCATGGATGTTGACGGCACACCAGTCGATTCCGTTGTCGGCATTTCCCACCGTCGCGCAGGGCAGCAAATGGCAGAGGCCATTGTCGAATCCGGCTATAAGCGTATCGGATTCTTAGGCACCAAGATGATGCTGGATCACCGCGCCCGCAAACGGTTCGAAGGGTTCACCCAAGCGCTGGCCAAAGCCGGCATCGAGGTGGCTGATCAGGAATTTTATTCAGGCGGCTCCGCCCTTGCCAAAGGCCGCGAGATGACCGCGCAAATTCTGGAACGCAGCCCAGGTCTGGATTTCATCTATTATTCAAACGATATGATCGGGGTCGGTGGCCTACTCTATCTACAGGAACAGGGCATAGATATCCCCAACAAGATCGGTCTGGCTGGCTTTAACGGTGTGAACCTACTCAAAGGTCTGCCCAAGCGTTTGGCCACAATGGACGCCTGCCGTTATGACATCGGCAAGAAAGCCGCAGAAATTATCGCGGCGCGGGTTGATCAAGGGGATGAGGCAGAACCTGTGACCGTCGCGCTGGAGCCAACCATTGATTTTGGTGATACGTTCCGCAACCACTAA